In Pectobacterium aroidearum, the following are encoded in one genomic region:
- the yddG gene encoding aromatic amino acid DMT transporter YddG, translated as MTSQKATLIGLIAVVLWSTIVGLIRSVSEGFGAVGGAAMVYTLSSVMLFITVGFPKINTFPRSYLIIGSVLFVCYELCLSLSLGYANNSTQAIEVGMVNYLWPSLTILLSVLVNRQKTSLVIIPGILLAITGIGWVLGGDEGLSLSSIIANLYSNPLSYGLAFGGAIIWAIYCAVTKKIANGANGITLFFMLTALTLWVNYLLAPQPAFIISTPVIISLFLAAGAMAFGYAAWNVGILHGNVTVLATASYFIPVISAALAAFILNSTLTVAFWQGAAMVSLGSLLCWWSTRSATLKKVSEQAN; from the coding sequence ATGACATCACAAAAAGCAACGCTAATCGGGTTAATCGCGGTCGTGCTTTGGAGCACTATCGTCGGGCTAATTCGGAGTGTGAGTGAAGGATTCGGCGCGGTTGGCGGTGCGGCGATGGTCTATACGTTAAGCTCGGTGATGTTATTCATTACGGTGGGCTTTCCTAAAATTAACACCTTTCCGAGGTCTTATCTCATCATCGGCAGCGTTCTGTTTGTCTGCTACGAACTGTGTCTCTCCTTATCTCTTGGCTATGCCAACAACAGCACTCAGGCAATAGAAGTCGGCATGGTTAACTACCTCTGGCCCAGCCTGACAATCTTGTTATCCGTATTGGTCAATCGGCAAAAAACCAGCCTGGTGATTATCCCCGGTATATTACTGGCTATCACGGGGATTGGCTGGGTATTAGGCGGTGATGAAGGATTATCCTTAAGCAGCATTATTGCTAACCTGTATAGCAATCCATTAAGTTATGGGCTGGCTTTTGGCGGCGCGATTATCTGGGCGATTTACTGCGCGGTGACCAAGAAAATCGCTAATGGCGCGAACGGTATTACCCTCTTCTTTATGCTAACGGCGTTAACGCTGTGGGTTAACTATCTGCTTGCCCCTCAACCTGCGTTTATTATCAGCACGCCCGTTATCATCAGCCTGTTTCTTGCCGCCGGCGCCATGGCTTTTGGTTACGCCGCGTGGAACGTGGGTATTCTTCACGGCAACGTCACCGTTCTGGCGACCGCGTCTTATTTCATTCCCGTCATTTCCGCAGCGCTTGCGGCATTTATTCTTAACTCGACGTTAACCGTTGCCTTTTGGCAAGGCGCGGCGATGGTTAGTCTGGGATCGCTACTGTGTTGGTGGTCAACCCGCTCCGCTACATTAAAAAAAGTCTCGGAGCAGGCAAACTAA
- the pptA gene encoding tautomerase PptA → MPHIDVKHFPRNLSEEEKKVIAEDLAAVLKKHFGSSDDSLSVAFNEIQPDRWKDEVYDPIIKPHLDTLAKKPGYSY, encoded by the coding sequence ATGCCACATATTGATGTCAAACACTTCCCAAGAAACCTGTCTGAAGAAGAGAAGAAAGTCATTGCTGAAGATCTTGCTGCGGTTCTGAAGAAGCACTTCGGTTCTTCTGACGATTCGCTTTCTGTCGCGTTCAACGAAATTCAGCCCGATCGCTGGAAGGATGAGGTTTACGATCCGATCATCAAACCGCATTTGGATACGTTGGCGAAAAAACCGGGATACTCATATTAA
- a CDS encoding tyrosyl-tRNA deacylase → MAAENKIISIEFDVNKRIDAQVEEILDSNNVALPDVNHPLVEDYIRRIEGTYDVSRSKEDTDNAIDLLYIAYNTTPQEEGKIRVEIDKLMSRLIAAQQESEQKMRDASTDAERILKLLRSLFGDWVEARDSNDPQDLQDFIGEDLVDLAKEIKKRAERVSADLTKIANTYDSIIDDTTKTTQQGELALSARLKNKEKIEKEIAENNAQREKLDSLVQDLQNDIAKYEKMANEYKSQAETAEDRAFIMSIVSVGAQMISSMVPAITAGITGVATGGASLVAASVNSTARQLINAETATEDNDTTAKAIETKGKIADKRTEKTTAEREKAELEKKNQELTAEKEKIEEDAQIDADAKAVQLESLDNRIKDNSAEIKEKVSKISAAETALKALNAALESLGDNMGKMAEKQEKQATGLRDMQMKMLEKVEAYEKEKRTQAAELVKINALLKGQRTEEETIQLAIQSLGLSLKALKRMREIIVEISFFFKTFANFMQSVVDSSTEQSDLLQKALDRNQPTKSFTKRIKRNTNDFFITQTAEWQAVGIVSAKFVDNFKDGWSKLNKLSGTYLTGDELKSYLSTSASKIEDIAFKRKQAASAKLEELNRYRDRIQSKA, encoded by the coding sequence ATGGCTGCTGAAAATAAAATCATCAGTATCGAGTTCGATGTCAATAAACGTATTGATGCCCAAGTCGAGGAAATTCTGGACAGTAATAATGTGGCGTTGCCTGATGTTAACCACCCTCTGGTTGAGGATTACATCAGGAGGATTGAGGGCACCTATGACGTTTCCCGATCCAAAGAAGACACCGATAACGCTATCGATTTGCTTTATATCGCCTACAACACAACGCCCCAGGAAGAAGGAAAGATCAGGGTTGAGATTGATAAGTTGATGAGTCGCCTGATTGCGGCTCAGCAGGAAAGCGAACAGAAAATGCGCGACGCGTCGACGGATGCTGAACGGATTCTCAAATTATTACGCTCCCTGTTCGGTGACTGGGTGGAGGCCCGTGACAGCAATGATCCTCAGGACCTGCAAGATTTCATTGGCGAGGATTTAGTGGATCTGGCCAAAGAAATCAAGAAACGGGCTGAGCGGGTCAGTGCCGATTTGACAAAGATCGCGAATACCTACGATAGCATTATTGACGATACCACCAAGACGACACAGCAGGGAGAGCTGGCGCTATCTGCGCGTTTGAAAAATAAGGAAAAGATAGAAAAAGAAATTGCTGAGAACAACGCACAACGCGAAAAACTGGACAGCCTGGTACAAGACCTGCAAAACGATATCGCCAAGTATGAAAAAATGGCGAACGAATATAAATCGCAAGCAGAAACGGCCGAGGACCGCGCTTTTATCATGTCTATCGTGAGCGTCGGCGCACAGATGATTTCATCCATGGTTCCGGCAATTACCGCTGGCATCACAGGGGTCGCCACGGGAGGCGCATCGCTGGTTGCCGCCTCAGTCAACTCTACGGCACGGCAGTTGATCAATGCGGAAACTGCGACAGAAGATAACGACACAACAGCGAAGGCAATAGAAACTAAGGGAAAAATTGCTGACAAACGTACAGAAAAAACGACCGCTGAGCGTGAAAAAGCTGAGCTGGAGAAGAAGAATCAGGAGCTGACGGCCGAAAAGGAAAAAATTGAAGAGGACGCACAGATCGATGCAGACGCGAAAGCGGTACAGCTGGAATCTCTCGATAATAGAATCAAAGACAACAGTGCAGAAATCAAAGAAAAGGTCAGCAAGATTTCGGCGGCAGAAACCGCGCTGAAAGCCTTAAATGCCGCGCTGGAATCCCTTGGCGATAACATGGGGAAAATGGCAGAGAAACAAGAAAAACAGGCGACGGGTCTCCGCGACATGCAGATGAAAATGCTGGAAAAGGTCGAGGCTTATGAAAAAGAGAAACGTACCCAAGCGGCAGAGCTGGTAAAAATCAACGCCTTGCTAAAGGGACAACGAACCGAAGAAGAAACCATTCAACTGGCGATCCAGTCTCTGGGACTGAGCCTCAAAGCGCTGAAGCGGATGCGTGAAATTATTGTCGAAATCTCTTTTTTCTTCAAAACGTTTGCGAATTTCATGCAGAGCGTCGTAGACAGTTCGACCGAGCAGTCAGATCTGCTCCAGAAAGCGCTCGATCGGAATCAACCGACGAAAAGTTTCACTAAGCGCATCAAACGGAACACAAATGATTTCTTCATCACTCAAACGGCTGAATGGCAGGCCGTTGGCATCGTGTCAGCCAAGTTTGTGGATAACTTTAAAGACGGTTGGAGCAAGCTGAATAAATTGAGCGGCACATACCTGACGGGTGATGAGCTTAAATCCTATCTCAGTACCTCGGCAAGCAAGATCGAGGACATCGCCTTTAAACGTAAGCAGGCCGCATCGGCCAAGCTGGAAGAACTAAACCGGTATCGCGATCGCATACAGTCGAAAGCGTAA